In Mytilus trossulus isolate FHL-02 chromosome 14, PNRI_Mtr1.1.1.hap1, whole genome shotgun sequence, a genomic segment contains:
- the LOC134697423 gene encoding protein FAM47A-like isoform X2: MAEKKYDLALVKTVTDKKIRPQEWFDTPISRGYKERLQTKFIKSLKPTDTSKHLVGKNWLFVKDGLDDFRDGYPPPVEGDIILKGSKGPGPNIKGSGENLSSVKQPAAKKRFTKHQICYSRQTPLQQQMRDHIDEVEFGLTQHPLALYPHFEENCPPDLFDMIVDLLDPEINMMSEEGSERDEYDEEIVEENEEERKSDIDEEDDKSVKEEKEKEKEMENFGGEKIPRHPYRWKDKKDKKKPGDVKSTQAETQSEHIKKVTKEFCDWVANLGGESNKNNMEESTITSLFASGYETKPALSVPIHVVELTNVPQELRATANVAQQQQATKSIPTEKKIPEKWKYSGNYQPTWVKFKYGSWYLDPKSWKKRDAEIPLLDPKEVKNQEMSESKKKSKELNNDIAQSHGAKLFMDWTIDVKKDKRKPEFLDEVAEIQTKAAEEEKKRIEAELAAKQKKTFFRKKQVEVS; this comes from the exons atggctgaaaaaaaatatgatcttGCACTCGTGAAAACTGTTACAGACAAGAAAATCAGACCACAAGAATG GTTTGACACACCAATCTCTAGAGG GTATAAAGAAAGATTGCAGACAAAGTTTATAAAGTCATTAAAACCAACAGATACATCTAAACATCTTGTGGGCAAAAACTGGTTATTTGTTAAAGATGGACTGGATGACTTTAGAGATGGCTATCCACCACCTGTGGAAGGAGATATCATTCTCAAG GGTTCTAAAGGACCAGGGCCAAACATAAAAGGAAGTGGTGAGAATTTAAGTTCTGTAAAACAGCCAGCAGCAAAGAAAAGGTttacaaaacatcaaatatGTTACTCAAGACAGACTCCATTACAACAACAAATGAGAGATCACATTGATGAAGTGGAGTTTGGCCTAACACAGCATCCACTGGCTCTTTATCCACATTTTGAGGAAAACTGTCCTCCAGAT TTGTTTGATATGATCGTAGATCTGTTAGATCCAGaaataaatatgatgtcagagGAAGGATCAGAAAGAGATGAATATGATGAAGAAATTGTAGAGGAAAATGAGGAAGAAAGGAAATCAGACATTGATGAGGAAGATGATAAATCTGTGAAAGAggagaaagaaaaagaaaaagaaatggaaAACTTTGG tgGGGAGAAAATACCTCGACATCCATATAGATggaaagacaaaaaagacaaaaagaaaccTGGTGATGTGAAGTCAACACAAGCAGAAACacag AgtgaacatataaaaaaagttacaaagGAATTTTGTGATTGGGTGGCAAATCTTGGTGGAGagtcaaacaaaaacaatatggaagAGTCAACTATAACCAGTTTATTTGCCAGTGGCTATGAAACAAAACCAGCCCTGTCAGTCCCTATACATGTAGTAGAATTAACCAATGTTCCACAAGAGTTACGAGCCACAGCTAATGTAGCACAACAACAACAGGCAACAAAGAGTATACCAACTGAAAAGAAAATTCCAGAAAAATGG AAATACAGTGGTAACTACCAGCCAACATGGGTAAAGTTCAAATATGGCTCCTGGTATTTAGATCCAAAATCATGGAAGAAAAGAGATGCTGAAATTCCATTACTAGATCCTAAAGAAGTTAAAAATCAAGAAATGTCGGAATCGaagaaaaaaagcaaagaattg AATAATGATATAGCACAGTCCCATGGTGCCAAATTATTTATGGATTGGACAATAGATGTTAAGAAAGACAAACGGAAACCAGAA ttTCTAGATGAGGTAGCAGAAATACAAACCAAAGCtgctgaagaagaaaaaaaacgaaTTGAGGCTGAGCTAGCTGCTAAACAGAAGAAGActttctttagaaaaaaacaagt
- the LOC134697423 gene encoding protein FAM47E-like isoform X3 translates to MAEKKYDLALVKTVTDKKIRPQEWYKERLQTKFIKSLKPTDTSKHLVGKNWLFVKDGLDDFRDGYPPPVEGDIILKGSKGPGPNIKGSGENLSSVKQPAAKKRFTKHQICYSRQTPLQQQMRDHIDEVEFGLTQHPLALYPHFEENCPPDLFDMIVDLLDPEINMMSEEGSERDEYDEEIVEENEEERKSDIDEEDDKSVKEEKEKEKEMENFGGEKIPRHPYRWKDKKDKKKPGDVKSTQAETQSEHIKKVTKEFCDWVANLGGESNKNNMEESTITSLFASGYETKPALSVPIHVVELTNVPQELRATANVAQQQQATKSIPTEKKIPEKWKYSGNYQPTWVKFKYGSWYLDPKSWKKRDAEIPLLDPKEVKNQEMSESKKKSKELNNDIAQSHGAKLFMDWTIDVKKDKRKPEFLDEVAEIQTKAAEEEKKRIEAELAAKQKKTFFRKKQVEVS, encoded by the exons atggctgaaaaaaaatatgatcttGCACTCGTGAAAACTGTTACAGACAAGAAAATCAGACCACAAGAATG GTATAAAGAAAGATTGCAGACAAAGTTTATAAAGTCATTAAAACCAACAGATACATCTAAACATCTTGTGGGCAAAAACTGGTTATTTGTTAAAGATGGACTGGATGACTTTAGAGATGGCTATCCACCACCTGTGGAAGGAGATATCATTCTCAAG GGTTCTAAAGGACCAGGGCCAAACATAAAAGGAAGTGGTGAGAATTTAAGTTCTGTAAAACAGCCAGCAGCAAAGAAAAGGTttacaaaacatcaaatatGTTACTCAAGACAGACTCCATTACAACAACAAATGAGAGATCACATTGATGAAGTGGAGTTTGGCCTAACACAGCATCCACTGGCTCTTTATCCACATTTTGAGGAAAACTGTCCTCCAGAT TTGTTTGATATGATCGTAGATCTGTTAGATCCAGaaataaatatgatgtcagagGAAGGATCAGAAAGAGATGAATATGATGAAGAAATTGTAGAGGAAAATGAGGAAGAAAGGAAATCAGACATTGATGAGGAAGATGATAAATCTGTGAAAGAggagaaagaaaaagaaaaagaaatggaaAACTTTGG tgGGGAGAAAATACCTCGACATCCATATAGATggaaagacaaaaaagacaaaaagaaaccTGGTGATGTGAAGTCAACACAAGCAGAAACacag AgtgaacatataaaaaaagttacaaagGAATTTTGTGATTGGGTGGCAAATCTTGGTGGAGagtcaaacaaaaacaatatggaagAGTCAACTATAACCAGTTTATTTGCCAGTGGCTATGAAACAAAACCAGCCCTGTCAGTCCCTATACATGTAGTAGAATTAACCAATGTTCCACAAGAGTTACGAGCCACAGCTAATGTAGCACAACAACAACAGGCAACAAAGAGTATACCAACTGAAAAGAAAATTCCAGAAAAATGG AAATACAGTGGTAACTACCAGCCAACATGGGTAAAGTTCAAATATGGCTCCTGGTATTTAGATCCAAAATCATGGAAGAAAAGAGATGCTGAAATTCCATTACTAGATCCTAAAGAAGTTAAAAATCAAGAAATGTCGGAATCGaagaaaaaaagcaaagaattg AATAATGATATAGCACAGTCCCATGGTGCCAAATTATTTATGGATTGGACAATAGATGTTAAGAAAGACAAACGGAAACCAGAA ttTCTAGATGAGGTAGCAGAAATACAAACCAAAGCtgctgaagaagaaaaaaaacgaaTTGAGGCTGAGCTAGCTGCTAAACAGAAGAAGActttctttagaaaaaaacaagt
- the LOC134697423 gene encoding protein FAM47E-like isoform X1 translates to MLYAATDPSTWLELSLYNAFGSALKRITELSICTISYKRYKERLQTKFIKSLKPTDTSKHLVGKNWLFVKDGLDDFRDGYPPPVEGDIILKGSKGPGPNIKGSGENLSSVKQPAAKKRFTKHQICYSRQTPLQQQMRDHIDEVEFGLTQHPLALYPHFEENCPPDLFDMIVDLLDPEINMMSEEGSERDEYDEEIVEENEEERKSDIDEEDDKSVKEEKEKEKEMENFGGEKIPRHPYRWKDKKDKKKPGDVKSTQAETQSEHIKKVTKEFCDWVANLGGESNKNNMEESTITSLFASGYETKPALSVPIHVVELTNVPQELRATANVAQQQQATKSIPTEKKIPEKWKYSGNYQPTWVKFKYGSWYLDPKSWKKRDAEIPLLDPKEVKNQEMSESKKKSKELNNDIAQSHGAKLFMDWTIDVKKDKRKPEFLDEVAEIQTKAAEEEKKRIEAELAAKQKKTFFRKKQVEVS, encoded by the exons ATGTTATATGCAGCTACCGACCCAAGTACATggttggaactttcattgtacaaTGCATTTGGTTCTGCTTTGAAAAGAATCACAGAGCTGAGTATATGTACCATATCATATAAAAG GTATAAAGAAAGATTGCAGACAAAGTTTATAAAGTCATTAAAACCAACAGATACATCTAAACATCTTGTGGGCAAAAACTGGTTATTTGTTAAAGATGGACTGGATGACTTTAGAGATGGCTATCCACCACCTGTGGAAGGAGATATCATTCTCAAG GGTTCTAAAGGACCAGGGCCAAACATAAAAGGAAGTGGTGAGAATTTAAGTTCTGTAAAACAGCCAGCAGCAAAGAAAAGGTttacaaaacatcaaatatGTTACTCAAGACAGACTCCATTACAACAACAAATGAGAGATCACATTGATGAAGTGGAGTTTGGCCTAACACAGCATCCACTGGCTCTTTATCCACATTTTGAGGAAAACTGTCCTCCAGAT TTGTTTGATATGATCGTAGATCTGTTAGATCCAGaaataaatatgatgtcagagGAAGGATCAGAAAGAGATGAATATGATGAAGAAATTGTAGAGGAAAATGAGGAAGAAAGGAAATCAGACATTGATGAGGAAGATGATAAATCTGTGAAAGAggagaaagaaaaagaaaaagaaatggaaAACTTTGG tgGGGAGAAAATACCTCGACATCCATATAGATggaaagacaaaaaagacaaaaagaaaccTGGTGATGTGAAGTCAACACAAGCAGAAACacag AgtgaacatataaaaaaagttacaaagGAATTTTGTGATTGGGTGGCAAATCTTGGTGGAGagtcaaacaaaaacaatatggaagAGTCAACTATAACCAGTTTATTTGCCAGTGGCTATGAAACAAAACCAGCCCTGTCAGTCCCTATACATGTAGTAGAATTAACCAATGTTCCACAAGAGTTACGAGCCACAGCTAATGTAGCACAACAACAACAGGCAACAAAGAGTATACCAACTGAAAAGAAAATTCCAGAAAAATGG AAATACAGTGGTAACTACCAGCCAACATGGGTAAAGTTCAAATATGGCTCCTGGTATTTAGATCCAAAATCATGGAAGAAAAGAGATGCTGAAATTCCATTACTAGATCCTAAAGAAGTTAAAAATCAAGAAATGTCGGAATCGaagaaaaaaagcaaagaattg AATAATGATATAGCACAGTCCCATGGTGCCAAATTATTTATGGATTGGACAATAGATGTTAAGAAAGACAAACGGAAACCAGAA ttTCTAGATGAGGTAGCAGAAATACAAACCAAAGCtgctgaagaagaaaaaaaacgaaTTGAGGCTGAGCTAGCTGCTAAACAGAAGAAGActttctttagaaaaaaacaagt
- the LOC134697423 gene encoding protein FAM47A-like isoform X4 yields the protein MLYAATDPSTWLELSLYNAFGSALKRITELSICTISYKRYKERLQTKFIKSLKPTDTSKHLVGKNWLFVKDGLDDFRDGYPPPVEGDIILKGSKGPGPNIKGSGENLSSVKQPAAKKRFTKHQICYSRQTPLQQQMRDHIDEVEFGLTQHPLALYPHFEENCPPDLFDMIVDLLDPEINMMSEEGSERDEYDEEIVEENEEERKSDIDEEDDKSVKEEKEKEKEMENFGGEKIPRHPYRWKDKKDKKKPGDVKSTQAETQSEHIKKVTKEFCDWVANLGGESNKNNMEESTITSLFASGYETKPALSVPIHVVELTNVPQELRATANVAQQQQATKSIPTEKKIPEKWKYSGNYQPTWVKFKYGSWYLDPKSWKKRDAEIPLLDPKEVKNQEMSESKKKSKELNNDIAQSHGAKLFMDWTIDVKKDKRKPEVLKLIKSGKVSR from the exons ATGTTATATGCAGCTACCGACCCAAGTACATggttggaactttcattgtacaaTGCATTTGGTTCTGCTTTGAAAAGAATCACAGAGCTGAGTATATGTACCATATCATATAAAAG GTATAAAGAAAGATTGCAGACAAAGTTTATAAAGTCATTAAAACCAACAGATACATCTAAACATCTTGTGGGCAAAAACTGGTTATTTGTTAAAGATGGACTGGATGACTTTAGAGATGGCTATCCACCACCTGTGGAAGGAGATATCATTCTCAAG GGTTCTAAAGGACCAGGGCCAAACATAAAAGGAAGTGGTGAGAATTTAAGTTCTGTAAAACAGCCAGCAGCAAAGAAAAGGTttacaaaacatcaaatatGTTACTCAAGACAGACTCCATTACAACAACAAATGAGAGATCACATTGATGAAGTGGAGTTTGGCCTAACACAGCATCCACTGGCTCTTTATCCACATTTTGAGGAAAACTGTCCTCCAGAT TTGTTTGATATGATCGTAGATCTGTTAGATCCAGaaataaatatgatgtcagagGAAGGATCAGAAAGAGATGAATATGATGAAGAAATTGTAGAGGAAAATGAGGAAGAAAGGAAATCAGACATTGATGAGGAAGATGATAAATCTGTGAAAGAggagaaagaaaaagaaaaagaaatggaaAACTTTGG tgGGGAGAAAATACCTCGACATCCATATAGATggaaagacaaaaaagacaaaaagaaaccTGGTGATGTGAAGTCAACACAAGCAGAAACacag AgtgaacatataaaaaaagttacaaagGAATTTTGTGATTGGGTGGCAAATCTTGGTGGAGagtcaaacaaaaacaatatggaagAGTCAACTATAACCAGTTTATTTGCCAGTGGCTATGAAACAAAACCAGCCCTGTCAGTCCCTATACATGTAGTAGAATTAACCAATGTTCCACAAGAGTTACGAGCCACAGCTAATGTAGCACAACAACAACAGGCAACAAAGAGTATACCAACTGAAAAGAAAATTCCAGAAAAATGG AAATACAGTGGTAACTACCAGCCAACATGGGTAAAGTTCAAATATGGCTCCTGGTATTTAGATCCAAAATCATGGAAGAAAAGAGATGCTGAAATTCCATTACTAGATCCTAAAGAAGTTAAAAATCAAGAAATGTCGGAATCGaagaaaaaaagcaaagaattg AATAATGATATAGCACAGTCCCATGGTGCCAAATTATTTATGGATTGGACAATAGATGTTAAGAAAGACAAACGGAAACCAGAA GTTCTTAAATTAATCAAGTCAGGTAAAG ttTCTAGATGA
- the LOC134697423 gene encoding protein FAM47E-like isoform X5, which yields MNVTFSEVFDFPSSRYKERLQTKFIKSLKPTDTSKHLVGKNWLFVKDGLDDFRDGYPPPVEGDIILKGSKGPGPNIKGSGENLSSVKQPAAKKRFTKHQICYSRQTPLQQQMRDHIDEVEFGLTQHPLALYPHFEENCPPDLFDMIVDLLDPEINMMSEEGSERDEYDEEIVEENEEERKSDIDEEDDKSVKEEKEKEKEMENFGGEKIPRHPYRWKDKKDKKKPGDVKSTQAETQSEHIKKVTKEFCDWVANLGGESNKNNMEESTITSLFASGYETKPALSVPIHVVELTNVPQELRATANVAQQQQATKSIPTEKKIPEKWKYSGNYQPTWVKFKYGSWYLDPKSWKKRDAEIPLLDPKEVKNQEMSESKKKSKELNNDIAQSHGAKLFMDWTIDVKKDKRKPEFLDEVAEIQTKAAEEEKKRIEAELAAKQKKTFFRKKQVEVS from the exons ATGAATGTAACTTTTTCAGAAGTCTTTGACTTCCCTTCAAGCAG GTATAAAGAAAGATTGCAGACAAAGTTTATAAAGTCATTAAAACCAACAGATACATCTAAACATCTTGTGGGCAAAAACTGGTTATTTGTTAAAGATGGACTGGATGACTTTAGAGATGGCTATCCACCACCTGTGGAAGGAGATATCATTCTCAAG GGTTCTAAAGGACCAGGGCCAAACATAAAAGGAAGTGGTGAGAATTTAAGTTCTGTAAAACAGCCAGCAGCAAAGAAAAGGTttacaaaacatcaaatatGTTACTCAAGACAGACTCCATTACAACAACAAATGAGAGATCACATTGATGAAGTGGAGTTTGGCCTAACACAGCATCCACTGGCTCTTTATCCACATTTTGAGGAAAACTGTCCTCCAGAT TTGTTTGATATGATCGTAGATCTGTTAGATCCAGaaataaatatgatgtcagagGAAGGATCAGAAAGAGATGAATATGATGAAGAAATTGTAGAGGAAAATGAGGAAGAAAGGAAATCAGACATTGATGAGGAAGATGATAAATCTGTGAAAGAggagaaagaaaaagaaaaagaaatggaaAACTTTGG tgGGGAGAAAATACCTCGACATCCATATAGATggaaagacaaaaaagacaaaaagaaaccTGGTGATGTGAAGTCAACACAAGCAGAAACacag AgtgaacatataaaaaaagttacaaagGAATTTTGTGATTGGGTGGCAAATCTTGGTGGAGagtcaaacaaaaacaatatggaagAGTCAACTATAACCAGTTTATTTGCCAGTGGCTATGAAACAAAACCAGCCCTGTCAGTCCCTATACATGTAGTAGAATTAACCAATGTTCCACAAGAGTTACGAGCCACAGCTAATGTAGCACAACAACAACAGGCAACAAAGAGTATACCAACTGAAAAGAAAATTCCAGAAAAATGG AAATACAGTGGTAACTACCAGCCAACATGGGTAAAGTTCAAATATGGCTCCTGGTATTTAGATCCAAAATCATGGAAGAAAAGAGATGCTGAAATTCCATTACTAGATCCTAAAGAAGTTAAAAATCAAGAAATGTCGGAATCGaagaaaaaaagcaaagaattg AATAATGATATAGCACAGTCCCATGGTGCCAAATTATTTATGGATTGGACAATAGATGTTAAGAAAGACAAACGGAAACCAGAA ttTCTAGATGAGGTAGCAGAAATACAAACCAAAGCtgctgaagaagaaaaaaaacgaaTTGAGGCTGAGCTAGCTGCTAAACAGAAGAAGActttctttagaaaaaaacaagt